A window of Solanum stenotomum isolate F172 chromosome 9, ASM1918654v1, whole genome shotgun sequence genomic DNA:
GAAAATTCTTGATTCTATGTAAAATAGTGGTATTTCTTGGTTTATTTTTCACATGTATAATGTATTGTCCGTACTATGTTAGATATCCTACAAATTCAGGttgatttttgttatttattagcTGTGTCATTCAAGTATTTACTTCATGCCCTTTTCTATCTTGAAAGAATTGTTTAATCGAGTAACGGGCTGATATATTTGGTCTTGTATTCTCATACACAGTCTCTTAAGCTatgtacttttattttcaacAAGACGTTTGACGTAGAGTCGGTACTTTAGGTGTTTAAATTCaattcatattttgtatttgttaCTCTGTAGATGGAAGAAGATCCAGCTGAAATGCTGGTGGATTCTGCAGAACATGCTGACACTGGAAAGCTCCAAAACTCTGAGAAGGACCATTCACCTGATTTTATTCCCTCCCAAGCTGAATGTGGAGCTTCATCTGCAAGCAATCTGGTAAATAGTGAAAAATCTACATCTGTAGACGCTTCAAGCAATGTTCAGGGAGGTAATCGAAGAGAAAACTCAACCAAAGACATGGAATTAGTCACTCAATATAATCCTGGACGTAAACATGGTGAAACTGCTAGTACATCTCGGGATGACCGATCATTTCGCTATCCACTTTCTTTGAACAGAAGGGCAGACGATGATGTTGTGAATAATGTCGCCACTACAGTGAATGTAGATGTCTCTCAAGTTTTTGCCGGTTACTCTCATTCTAGTAGTCCATTGTCTCATGGAAATGGAGAGTCTTCATCAAGTGAAGATTTTGTTGCAAACCACACAAATGAAATTCTTATCTTCAATAATTCTGATTCTGTTTCAGTTCTTTCGGATTCTTCAGTTACGCCACATTTGGTGGGAGATGATATGCGTCAGGATACACCACCTTCAGGTTTCGAATTTCTGGTGTCAGACAGGGAAGAGGGTGTAAGGGATGGAAGTGCACTTCATGTTGACATGGCGAATGCCTCTCCCACTTTTTTCTCTAATATTCCTGCTGAAATTAGTAGTCGTGAAGCAAGACGGAATAGTAGAAGACTTTTTTGGGATTCTTTTTCAAGGAGAAGTCCTAGGAGGCGTGCTGATCCTCGTAACTTCCGTTTTCCAAATGATAATTCAGACAATACTGCATCTCATGACAGGTTACTGCTGGACTTTAGTGATAATTCCCTTCATGAGGGGTCTGGAGGAAATTTTCCATCAAATGGAAGTCGGAATGAACGGCGACGGCATTCCAGATCTGAGGTGatgtgatttattttattttttctgcaGTGGGAAGTTTGATTGTTGCTCGACTAAATTCTGGCTTATCTCTTCACAGATGTGGGAAAGACTTCCTGCTGGTCTTATTGCTAGTGATCATCGAAGTGCCACTTGTCCAAGTGGGATTCACACAGATGGCCCATGTTCATGTGAGACAATTTTAATGAGTCGAGAATCTGGCAGTCGTGCAAGTATATCCCGAATAGTTATGCTTGCTGAGGCATTGTTTGAGGTAACTTTTCATGATGCAacttttttagtttctttatgGCTTCTCCACAATGTTTAACAGTGGCGGATGTTAAGCATAGTTTATGGGTTCACAGCGACTCATTAGCTTTTGCATTTGTGAACCCAATTACTATTGTATATTAACTTGATGTTGCAGTAGGAACCCATAAACATCCGCCTCTGATGTTTGATATGTGGAACAGTTTTGTCCGTTAAATGCTCAAGCAGTCCATTGTTTGCTCATAGTTTGTGCTCCAAGTGCTTTGTAAATCTTATTACTGCCGCATACAAAATCTTTTGGGATGTCCAAAAGTTGATAGTTCCACCACGGGGAAAAATTTCTCCGGGACTTAGAGATAGGTAACTCTGAACGGGGAAGACACTGTTTTAAGCAGTATTGTCAACAACTCATTTGAGGCACGCTTAAGCCCTGAAACTTAAAGAAGCTCAGGGGAGGGGTTTTGCCTCA
This region includes:
- the LOC125876353 gene encoding uncharacterized protein LOC125876353 isoform X2 gives rise to the protein MEEDPAEMLVDSAEHADTGKLQNSEKDHSPDFIPSQAECGASSASNLVNSEKSTSVDASSNVQGGNRRENSTKDMELVTQYNPGRKHGETASTSRDDRSFRYPLSLNRRADDDVVNNVATTVNVDVSQVFAGYSHSSSPLSHGNGESSSSEDFVANHTNEILIFNNSDSVSVLSDSSVTPHLVGDDMRQDTPPSGFEFLVSDREEGVRDGSALHVDMANASPTFFSNIPAEISSREARRNSRRLFWDSFSRRSPRRRADPRNFRFPNDNSDNTASHDRLLLDFSDNSLHEGSGGNFPSNGSRNERRRHSRSEMWERLPAGLIASDHRSATCPSGIHTDGPCSCETILMSRESGSRASISRIVMLAEALFEVLDEIHRQPMSLSLSVLSLPAPESVVDSFPVKSYSKPEEVDTSNNVLQCHICLSEYEEGDKIRVLPCHHEFHLLCVDKWLKEIHGVCPLCRGDVRNGFVDGSVSNSAALPL
- the LOC125876353 gene encoding uncharacterized protein LOC125876353 isoform X1; the encoded protein is MGSGSSRLGSRSSRSNRTKRTFASIFICGASPSSRRSAVEMEEDPAEMLVDSAEHADTGKLQNSEKDHSPDFIPSQAECGASSASNLVNSEKSTSVDASSNVQGGNRRENSTKDMELVTQYNPGRKHGETASTSRDDRSFRYPLSLNRRADDDVVNNVATTVNVDVSQVFAGYSHSSSPLSHGNGESSSSEDFVANHTNEILIFNNSDSVSVLSDSSVTPHLVGDDMRQDTPPSGFEFLVSDREEGVRDGSALHVDMANASPTFFSNIPAEISSREARRNSRRLFWDSFSRRSPRRRADPRNFRFPNDNSDNTASHDRLLLDFSDNSLHEGSGGNFPSNGSRNERRRHSRSEMWERLPAGLIASDHRSATCPSGIHTDGPCSCETILMSRESGSRASISRIVMLAEALFEVLDEIHRQPMSLSLSVLSLPAPESVVDSFPVKSYSKPEEVDTSNNVLQCHICLSEYEEGDKIRVLPCHHEFHLLCVDKWLKEIHGVCPLCRGDVRNGFVDGSVSNSAALPL